Proteins co-encoded in one Flavivirga eckloniae genomic window:
- a CDS encoding replication-associated recombination protein A produces the protein MNEPLAERLRPKTLNDYVSQSHLVGKQGSLTQHIKQGLIPSMIFWGPPGTGKTTLANIIATESGRPFYTLSAINSGVKDIRDVIDKAKQSGGLFTTKNPILFIDEIHRFSKSQQDSLLQAVEKGWITLIGATTENPSFEVISALLSRCQVYILNAFDKEDLETLLKRAIEQDEFISKKTIKLKETSALIKLSGGDARKLLNIFELIVNSYDYDKITITDTSVLERVQSNTVHYDKTGEQHYDIISAFIKSIRGSDPNAAVYWLARMVEGGEDVKFIARRLLILASEDIGNANPTALVIANNTFQAVSTIGYPESRIILSQCATYLACSPKSNAAYKAIGMAQQLVKETGNLSVPLEIRNAPTKLMKELGYGDNYKYAHNYDLNFANQEFLPDEIKNTKLYDPGNNAREEAHRTFLKQRWKDKYGY, from the coding sequence ATGAATGAACCTTTAGCCGAACGTTTAAGACCAAAAACTTTAAATGACTATGTAAGTCAAAGTCATCTGGTTGGAAAACAGGGAAGCTTAACACAACATATAAAACAGGGTTTAATTCCTTCGATGATTTTTTGGGGACCACCGGGTACTGGAAAAACAACACTTGCCAATATTATAGCTACGGAATCTGGTAGACCTTTCTATACACTTAGTGCTATAAATTCCGGAGTAAAAGACATACGTGACGTTATTGACAAAGCAAAACAAAGTGGCGGCCTATTTACAACTAAAAACCCTATTTTGTTTATTGACGAAATCCATAGGTTTAGTAAGTCGCAACAAGATTCACTTTTACAGGCAGTTGAAAAAGGATGGATTACATTAATTGGAGCTACCACCGAAAACCCGAGTTTTGAAGTTATTTCAGCCTTATTATCACGATGCCAAGTTTATATTTTAAATGCATTCGATAAAGAGGACTTAGAGACACTTTTAAAGCGTGCCATAGAACAGGATGAGTTTATCTCTAAAAAAACGATTAAATTAAAGGAAACAAGTGCTCTAATAAAGCTTTCTGGTGGTGATGCCAGAAAATTGCTTAATATTTTTGAACTTATTGTAAACTCTTATGATTATGACAAGATAACCATCACAGATACTTCTGTTTTGGAAAGAGTTCAGAGTAATACAGTACACTATGACAAAACCGGAGAACAGCACTACGATATTATTTCGGCGTTTATAAAATCTATTCGTGGTAGCGACCCGAACGCTGCTGTATATTGGTTAGCTCGTATGGTAGAAGGAGGTGAGGATGTAAAGTTTATTGCACGACGATTACTTATTCTAGCTAGTGAAGATATAGGCAATGCAAATCCTACTGCATTAGTCATTGCAAATAATACATTTCAGGCGGTTTCTACAATTGGCTATCCAGAGTCAAGAATTATACTAAGTCAGTGTGCCACCTATCTTGCATGTTCCCCTAAAAGTAATGCAGCTTACAAAGCCATAGGTATGGCACAACAATTAGTAAAAGAAACGGGGAATTTATCGGTGCCTTTAGAAATAAGGAATGCACCAACAAAGTTGATGAAAGAATTAGGATATGGCGATAATTACAAATATGCCCATAATTACGATCTCAACTTTGCCAATCAGGAATTTTTACCTGACGAAATTAAGAACACTAAACTTTACGATCCAGGAAATAATGCTCGTGAAGAAGCCCATAGAACCTTTTTAAAACAACGTTGGAAAGATAAATACGGCTATTGA
- a CDS encoding rhomboid family intramembrane serine protease: protein MKQKLPQDHFKFSTSVIIYPVLFVLIIWLVFWYEVRFGYNFSKYGVYPQTLKGLRGVLFSPFIHGDIEHIYHNTIPLFVLSMALFYFYKPIAWKVLLYGMLLSGFFTWCIGRPSYHIGASGLIYVLVSFTFFKGVLAKHYRLIALSLLVVFLYGSMLWYVVPVKEGISWEGHLSGLITGLLFAFLFRREIAKPKKYVWEHENYNEEEDPFLKHFDEDGNFIEHIEPEIEQEEHTKINYIYREGRKDRE from the coding sequence ATGAAACAGAAACTGCCCCAAGACCACTTTAAATTCTCAACAAGCGTTATTATTTATCCAGTATTGTTTGTACTAATTATATGGTTGGTATTTTGGTACGAAGTGCGGTTTGGTTACAACTTTAGTAAATATGGCGTGTATCCTCAAACTTTAAAAGGATTAAGAGGTGTTCTTTTTAGTCCTTTTATTCATGGAGATATTGAACATATATATCATAATACGATTCCATTGTTTGTGCTTTCTATGGCTTTATTTTATTTCTATAAACCTATTGCCTGGAAGGTTTTACTATATGGGATGCTACTTTCTGGTTTTTTTACCTGGTGTATTGGCAGACCTTCGTATCACATTGGAGCAAGCGGGCTTATTTATGTTTTGGTGAGTTTTACTTTTTTCAAAGGTGTGTTGGCCAAACATTATAGGCTTATAGCATTATCTCTTTTGGTTGTTTTTCTTTACGGAAGTATGCTATGGTATGTAGTTCCTGTTAAGGAAGGTATATCGTGGGAAGGTCATTTGTCTGGTTTAATCACGGGGTTATTATTTGCCTTTTTATTTAGAAGAGAGATAGCCAAACCTAAGAAATATGTCTGGGAGCATGAAAACTATAATGAAGAGGAGGATCCTTTTTTAAAGCATTTTGATGAGGATGGTAATTTTATAGAACACATAGAACCAGAAATAGAGCAGGAGGAACACACTAAGATTAATTATATCTATAGAGAAGGGCGGAAAGATCGGGAGTGA
- the rlmB gene encoding 23S rRNA (guanosine(2251)-2'-O)-methyltransferase RlmB, with the protein MENQTQIFGIRAIIEAINAGETIDKVFLQKGLKGELFSELESCLRKNAINSSYVPVEKLNRLTRKNHQGAVAQISPIEFHDIETLVVNVIESGKTPLFLLLDQLSDVRNFGAIIRTAECTGVNGIIIQKKGGAPVNGDTIKTSAGAVFKIPICKVDHIKDAVFYMQASGINVIAATEKTDKTLYDVSFKEPCAIIMGSEGRGINPSTLKVVNTKAKLPILGDIESLNVSVACGAFLYEVVRQRIND; encoded by the coding sequence ATGGAAAACCAAACACAAATCTTTGGAATAAGAGCTATAATTGAGGCTATAAATGCGGGTGAAACAATTGACAAAGTATTTCTTCAAAAAGGCTTAAAAGGAGAGCTTTTTAGTGAATTAGAAAGCTGTTTAAGAAAAAATGCTATTAACTCCTCTTACGTACCTGTTGAAAAGCTTAATAGACTCACTAGAAAAAACCATCAAGGTGCTGTTGCTCAAATTTCTCCGATCGAATTTCACGACATTGAAACTTTAGTAGTAAATGTTATAGAGTCTGGTAAAACTCCTTTATTTTTATTATTGGATCAGTTGAGCGATGTTCGCAATTTTGGAGCAATAATACGTACTGCTGAATGCACTGGTGTTAATGGCATTATTATTCAAAAAAAAGGTGGTGCACCGGTAAATGGTGACACCATTAAAACAAGTGCCGGAGCTGTTTTTAAAATACCTATTTGTAAAGTTGACCATATTAAAGATGCTGTATTTTACATGCAGGCATCTGGTATAAATGTTATAGCTGCCACCGAAAAAACAGATAAAACATTATATGATGTTTCCTTTAAAGAACCCTGTGCTATTATTATGGGATCAGAAGGAAGAGGTATTAATCCTTCAACACTAAAAGTTGTTAATACCAAAGCCAAGCTTCCCATATTAGGTGATATTGAATCTTTAAACGTTTCTGTTGCCTGTGGTGCTTTCTTATATGAAGTAGTGAGACAAAGGATTAACGATTAA
- a CDS encoding RagB/SusD family nutrient uptake outer membrane protein has product MKKFKYLFLIIVVGCIYSCQDDFLDTEPANSISAEQVERTPAATSAIVRGIYANLRSFGVGHPLRVDVDYGQKGIMAMTDMLGQDIVLNNFNWYIFLYNYNGRQQTSSRTNIFWNTYYTAIADANSVINPLSDKEDRTTEEDALLGQALAIKSFSLFNLVRIYAHTYIGNENAPGIPIPDRVDFEGKGRGTVQDVYDQIIPDLEEAVTLLDGFSRSSKQEIDKNVAHGFLAKVYLETGDWTKAASNAAAARASYSLMPGANYATDGFDDISNVEWMWGADIDNESSTTFISFFSHFDSSAGGYGGVGFGLGYKMIEARLYDMIPDTDLRKAAWISPDAIDPPYPAYANTKFIDGTGVFEGDYSYMRAAEMYLIEAEAKARDNDATAANVLFELVSNRDPGYVLSTNTGDALVEEIYLQRRIELWGEGVSWFDLKRLKKPLDRTGTGTNHRSFGAVDIEVEGDFFRMQIPEGELNSNPNINAADQNP; this is encoded by the coding sequence ATGAAAAAGTTTAAATATTTATTTTTAATTATAGTAGTAGGCTGTATTTACAGTTGTCAAGATGATTTTTTAGACACTGAACCGGCCAATTCAATTTCAGCTGAACAAGTTGAAAGAACACCAGCAGCTACCTCGGCTATCGTAAGAGGTATCTATGCCAATTTAAGATCATTTGGTGTTGGACACCCGTTAAGAGTTGATGTAGATTATGGCCAAAAAGGTATCATGGCTATGACAGATATGCTCGGACAAGATATTGTACTTAATAATTTTAACTGGTACATATTCTTGTACAATTACAATGGCAGACAACAAACTAGTAGTAGAACGAATATCTTCTGGAACACTTACTATACAGCAATTGCAGATGCAAACAGTGTAATTAATCCACTCTCTGACAAGGAAGACAGAACAACTGAAGAAGATGCTTTATTAGGACAAGCCCTAGCTATAAAAAGTTTTTCTTTATTTAACCTTGTTAGAATTTATGCGCACACATACATAGGTAACGAAAATGCCCCTGGAATACCTATTCCGGATAGAGTTGATTTTGAAGGGAAAGGGCGTGGTACCGTTCAAGATGTTTATGATCAGATTATACCAGACTTAGAAGAGGCCGTAACTTTATTAGATGGGTTTTCTAGAAGTTCTAAACAAGAGATCGATAAAAACGTTGCACATGGTTTCTTAGCAAAAGTATATTTAGAAACTGGTGACTGGACAAAAGCAGCTAGTAATGCAGCCGCAGCTAGAGCATCTTATAGTTTAATGCCTGGTGCAAATTATGCAACTGATGGTTTTGATGATATAAGCAATGTTGAATGGATGTGGGGTGCAGATATTGATAATGAATCATCGACTACTTTTATATCTTTCTTCTCTCATTTTGATAGTTCTGCTGGTGGATATGGTGGAGTTGGATTTGGTTTAGGATACAAAATGATTGAAGCAAGACTTTATGATATGATTCCTGATACTGATTTAAGAAAAGCTGCCTGGATTTCTCCTGATGCTATAGATCCACCTTACCCTGCGTACGCAAACACTAAGTTTATAGATGGAACTGGCGTATTTGAAGGAGATTATTCTTATATGAGAGCTGCTGAAATGTATTTAATTGAAGCTGAAGCAAAAGCCAGAGACAATGATGCTACTGCTGCAAATGTACTATTTGAATTAGTTAGCAATAGAGACCCTGGTTATGTTTTATCTACTAATACAGGAGATGCTTTAGTAGAAGAGATTTATCTACAAAGAAGAATAGAATTATGGGGAGAGGGTGTATCATGGTTTGATCTAAAAAGACTAAAGAAACCTTTGGACAGAACCGGTACTGGCACAAATCACAGAAGTTTTGGTGCTGTAGACATAGAGGTAGAAGGCGACTTCTTCAGAATGCAAATTCCAGAAGGAGAGCTAAATTCAAACCCTAACATTAATGCTGCTGATCAAAACCCATAA
- a CDS encoding SusC/RagA family TonB-linked outer membrane protein: protein MNTKFSGMLTLLLALVVQLAFAQEKTISGTVSDDSGLPLPGATVLVKGTSSGTSSDFDGKYSIRANQGATLVFSFVGYSTVEVAVGTSNTVNVTLTEDTAALEEVVVVAYGTQKKEEITGSVTTLKTEELSDVPTASVVQGLVGKVSGVQIINQSGAPGADPTVRFRGIGSINSSSAPLYVVDGVVFNGNLNSINPQDIASMTFLKDASANALYGSRGANGVIIITTKKGASDRLEVTFDSKVGFNSRAVPEYDIITEAGQYYEAVFDRVRLDLINEGSTAADAAQAAAANIVTNTDFPIGYNNYNVPEGQIIDPATGKINPNATLLYQDSWQDESYRSGIRRENYLSLRFKNDKTSTFFSLGNLKDEGIVINSGFERTTARLSSEYTPKEWLKISGSLNYAHTLADDPLNRFTSGNVSNIAGWARGTAPIYPVYSRDAQGNIITDSNGNRIFDFGTGDFGAVGTRPSFKSASNPVATSLLDIDDNVSDNLSGRVSASFKFLKDFEFTYNLSVDVTNANITQFATPIGGDAARFNGRITTRSNRGITTANQQLLNWNRDFGKHSFSVLLGHESNNYNFRLLAGQVTETVIDGLAVLNNGVNIQFLTGYEKDYTVEGYLSRLTYDFDDKYFLNASFRRDGTSVFSTDNRWGNFYGLGGAWSVNKEGFFDISWVNNLRVKASFGQQGNDAILYEDDRRIVGDQDNRNYYAYTDQFDIVNAGGNIPGITFFQLGNQDLVWETSTNINAGLEFGLFDNRFTLNAEYFVREVEDLLFFEPLAQSDGVGTKPANVGDMENKGIEVELSADIIRNDKFLWSFNINGTHYKNEITRLPEEFIDDANNTNFRLVEGRSRYDYFMREFAGVDETNGDGLWYTDVLDTNGNPTGERETTNDRVSATEYFVGKSAIPDVYGGFSTNLSYKNFSLGISFAYQIGGYGFDGIYQNLLGTTSAGDNFHKDVFNSWTPENTTASIPRLDINDVNQAGTSSFFLVDASYLNLQNVTLTYNFDSKLLSRLGVTGAKIYATGNNLHLWAKARKGYDPRLSITGNAVNEFGLARTTSLGLTLNF from the coding sequence ATGAATACAAAGTTTAGTGGAATGCTAACGCTACTTTTGGCGTTGGTCGTGCAACTTGCGTTTGCACAAGAAAAGACAATTTCAGGTACTGTTTCAGATGATTCTGGCTTACCGTTACCTGGAGCAACTGTTCTAGTTAAAGGTACTTCTTCCGGTACATCTTCGGATTTTGATGGTAAATATTCAATTAGAGCTAATCAAGGAGCAACACTTGTATTTAGTTTCGTAGGGTATTCAACTGTAGAAGTTGCTGTAGGCACATCTAATACTGTTAATGTTACTTTAACCGAAGATACAGCTGCTTTAGAAGAGGTTGTTGTTGTTGCCTATGGTACACAAAAAAAGGAAGAAATTACTGGATCTGTAACAACTCTCAAAACAGAAGAACTAAGTGATGTACCAACTGCTTCTGTGGTACAAGGACTTGTTGGTAAAGTTTCTGGTGTTCAAATTATCAACCAATCTGGCGCACCTGGAGCTGACCCTACAGTTAGATTCCGTGGTATTGGGTCTATCAACTCTTCAAGCGCCCCGTTATATGTTGTAGATGGGGTTGTATTTAATGGAAATTTAAATTCTATTAACCCACAAGATATAGCGTCAATGACTTTCTTAAAAGATGCGTCTGCAAATGCTCTATATGGAAGTAGAGGTGCAAATGGTGTGATCATAATCACAACTAAAAAAGGAGCCTCTGATAGACTAGAAGTAACTTTTGATAGTAAAGTTGGTTTCAATTCTAGAGCAGTGCCTGAATATGATATTATAACAGAGGCTGGTCAATATTACGAAGCTGTTTTCGATAGAGTTAGGCTTGATTTAATTAATGAAGGTTCAACGGCAGCAGATGCTGCTCAAGCTGCTGCTGCTAATATAGTTACTAATACTGATTTCCCTATTGGATATAATAACTATAATGTCCCTGAAGGGCAAATAATAGATCCTGCAACTGGAAAAATAAACCCAAATGCTACTTTATTATACCAAGATAGTTGGCAAGATGAGTCTTACAGGTCTGGCATAAGAAGAGAAAACTATTTAAGCTTAAGGTTTAAAAATGACAAAACGAGTACATTCTTTTCTTTAGGTAATTTAAAAGATGAAGGTATAGTTATAAACTCTGGTTTCGAACGTACTACTGCACGTTTATCTTCTGAATACACACCAAAAGAATGGTTAAAAATTAGCGGTAGTTTAAACTATGCTCACACTTTAGCAGATGACCCTTTAAACCGTTTTACTTCAGGCAACGTAAGTAACATCGCTGGTTGGGCAAGAGGTACCGCCCCTATTTATCCTGTTTATAGTAGAGATGCACAAGGTAATATCATAACAGATAGTAATGGAAATAGAATTTTTGATTTTGGTACTGGAGATTTTGGTGCAGTAGGCACAAGACCTTCTTTCAAGTCTGCTTCTAATCCAGTAGCAACAAGCTTATTAGATATAGATGATAATGTATCTGACAACTTATCAGGTAGAGTGAGTGCTTCATTTAAATTTTTAAAAGATTTCGAATTTACTTATAACTTATCAGTTGATGTAACAAATGCAAATATTACACAGTTTGCTACACCTATTGGTGGAGACGCTGCTAGGTTTAATGGTAGAATAACAACACGTTCTAATAGAGGTATTACTACAGCTAACCAACAATTATTGAATTGGAACAGAGATTTTGGTAAGCATAGTTTTTCTGTATTATTAGGTCATGAAAGCAATAATTACAATTTCAGATTACTTGCTGGTCAAGTAACAGAAACTGTTATTGATGGTCTGGCAGTTCTAAACAATGGTGTAAATATTCAATTCTTAACAGGATATGAGAAAGATTACACTGTTGAAGGTTACTTATCTCGATTAACATATGATTTTGATGATAAGTATTTCTTAAATGCAAGTTTTAGACGAGATGGTACTTCTGTATTTAGTACTGACAACAGATGGGGTAACTTCTATGGTCTAGGTGGTGCTTGGTCTGTAAATAAAGAGGGGTTCTTTGACATTTCTTGGGTTAACAACCTTAGAGTTAAAGCAAGTTTTGGACAACAAGGTAACGATGCTATATTGTATGAAGATGATAGAAGAATAGTAGGAGACCAAGATAATAGAAACTATTATGCGTATACCGATCAATTTGATATAGTAAATGCTGGAGGCAATATTCCAGGTATTACATTTTTCCAGTTAGGAAACCAAGATCTTGTTTGGGAAACCTCTACAAACATAAATGCTGGTTTAGAATTTGGTTTATTTGACAATAGATTTACTTTAAATGCTGAGTATTTTGTAAGAGAAGTTGAAGATTTATTATTCTTTGAACCATTAGCACAAAGTGATGGAGTTGGAACAAAACCAGCAAATGTTGGGGATATGGAAAATAAAGGTATCGAGGTAGAATTAAGCGCAGACATTATAAGAAATGATAAATTCCTTTGGTCTTTTAATATTAATGGAACTCATTATAAAAATGAGATTACTAGATTACCAGAAGAATTTATTGACGATGCTAACAATACTAATTTTAGATTAGTTGAAGGTCGTTCGAGGTATGATTATTTCATGAGAGAGTTCGCTGGTGTAGATGAAACTAATGGAGACGGTTTATGGTACACAGATGTGTTAGATACTAATGGTAACCCAACGGGTGAAAGAGAAACTACAAATGATCGAGTAAGTGCTACAGAATATTTTGTTGGTAAATCTGCAATACCTGATGTTTATGGAGGATTTTCCACAAATTTATCTTATAAAAACTTCTCATTAGGTATTTCATTTGCTTACCAAATAGGAGGATATGGTTTTGATGGTATCTATCAAAATTTATTAGGTACTACTTCTGCTGGAGACAACTTCCATAAAGATGTATTTAATTCTTGGACACCTGAAAATACAACAGCTTCCATTCCTAGATTGGATATAAATGACGTTAATCAAGCAGGAACATCTTCATTTTTCTTAGTTGATGCTTCTTACCTGAATTTACAAAATGTAACACTTACTTACAATTTCGATAGTAAGCTTTTAAGTCGTTTAGGTGTAACTGGTGCTAAGATTTATGCTACTGGTAACAACTTACATTTATGGGCAAAAGCAAGAAAAGGCTATGACCCAAGATTAAGTATAACAGGAAATGCTGTAAATGAGTTTGGTTTAGCAAGAACTACTTCTCTTGGTTTAACACTTAATTTTTAA